Proteins encoded in a region of the Mycolicibacterium neoaurum genome:
- a CDS encoding enoyl-CoA hydratase/isomerase family protein: MAENEDILVTVRNGVGIVTLNRPKAINSLNAVMVDGLQRALNAWENDDAISAVLLTGAGERGLCAGGDVVALYHSARGDGSYARRFWWDEYLLNAHIGRFTKPYVALMDGIVMGGGVGVAAHGNVRVVTEKTKMGMPEVGIGFIPDVGGTYLLSRAPGSLGLHAALTGAPFSGADAIALGFADHFVPQARLADFAEAVVTDGHQDALNSYAEEPPASELLTQRDWIDTCYAGSTVAEILDDLRGHDDPAARAAAELIATRSPIALAVTLTAVRRAAHLPTLEEVLHQEFRVSVASMKSHDFVEGIRAQLVDKDRNPQWSPATLDAVDDAAVDAYFASAEPDLTFHEEQS, encoded by the coding sequence CAACGCCGTCATGGTCGACGGACTGCAGCGGGCGCTGAACGCCTGGGAAAACGACGATGCGATCTCCGCCGTGCTGCTGACCGGTGCCGGTGAGCGCGGCCTGTGCGCCGGTGGTGACGTCGTCGCGCTCTATCACTCGGCACGCGGTGACGGCTCGTATGCCCGAAGATTCTGGTGGGACGAGTACCTGCTCAACGCCCACATCGGCCGCTTCACCAAGCCGTACGTCGCGCTGATGGACGGCATCGTGATGGGTGGCGGTGTCGGCGTGGCCGCGCACGGCAATGTCCGCGTGGTCACCGAGAAGACCAAGATGGGCATGCCCGAGGTCGGCATCGGGTTCATCCCCGACGTCGGCGGCACCTATCTGCTCTCCCGGGCACCGGGATCGTTGGGCCTGCACGCCGCACTGACCGGCGCCCCGTTCTCCGGCGCCGACGCCATCGCCCTCGGATTCGCCGACCACTTCGTCCCCCAGGCCCGCCTGGCCGACTTCGCCGAGGCGGTCGTCACCGACGGGCATCAGGACGCGCTGAACAGCTACGCCGAGGAGCCACCGGCCAGTGAACTTCTGACCCAACGGGATTGGATCGACACCTGCTACGCGGGCAGCACCGTCGCCGAGATCCTCGATGATCTGCGCGGCCATGACGACCCGGCCGCCCGCGCGGCCGCCGAGCTGATCGCCACCCGCTCCCCCATCGCACTGGCCGTCACGTTGACCGCGGTGCGCCGCGCGGCCCACCTGCCCACCCTGGAAGAGGTTCTGCACCAGGAGTTCCGGGTGTCGGTGGCGTCGATGAAGTCGCACGATTTCGTCGAGGGTATCCGCGCCCAGCTCGTCGACAAGGACCGCAACCCGCAGTGGTCGCCGGCCACCCTGGACGCCGTCGACGACGCCGCCGTCGACGCCTATTTCGCCTCCGCCGAACCCGATCTGACATTCCACGAGGAGCAATCATGA